Proteins from a genomic interval of Rhodococcus rhodochrous:
- a CDS encoding glutamate synthase subunit beta, translated as MADPTGFLKHGSRETPVRRPVPLRLLDWKEVYEPFPLDTLRTQASRCMDCGIPFCHNGCPLGNLIPEWNDLAYKGKWEDGIERLHATNNFPEFTGRLCPAPCEASCVLGINQDPVTIKQVEVELVEKAFDDGRVKPVPPSKLTGRKVAVVGSGPAGLAAAQQLTRAGHSVTVFERADRIGGLLRYGIPEFKMEKRFIDRRLAQMEAEGTVFKPGVNVGVDITADELREQFDAVVLAGGATVARDLQIPGRELDGIHQAMEFLPIANRVQLGDLPAPTITAEGKKVVIIGGGDTGADCLGTSHRQGAASVHQFEIMPRPPEQRAESTPWPTYPLMYRVSSAHEEGGERVFSVNTEEFVGKDGKVTALKAHEVQMVDGRFEKVEGSDFELEADLVLLAMGFTGAEKPGLLTDLGVDFDQRGNVARSSEWATNVDGVFVAGDMGRGQSLIVWAIAEGRACAAAVDRFLEGETALPAPIATTTMPQR; from the coding sequence GTGGCTGATCCCACCGGTTTCCTCAAGCACGGTTCCCGCGAGACGCCGGTCCGCCGGCCCGTCCCGCTGCGACTCCTCGACTGGAAGGAGGTCTACGAGCCGTTCCCGCTCGACACCCTCCGGACCCAGGCAAGCCGTTGCATGGACTGCGGTATCCCCTTCTGCCACAACGGTTGCCCGCTCGGGAATCTCATCCCCGAGTGGAACGACCTCGCCTACAAGGGCAAGTGGGAGGACGGGATCGAGCGTCTCCACGCCACGAACAACTTCCCCGAGTTCACCGGCCGGCTCTGCCCGGCGCCCTGCGAGGCGTCGTGCGTGCTCGGCATCAACCAGGACCCGGTGACCATCAAGCAGGTCGAGGTCGAGCTGGTCGAGAAGGCCTTCGACGACGGCCGCGTCAAGCCGGTTCCGCCGTCGAAGCTCACCGGCCGCAAGGTCGCGGTCGTCGGTTCCGGGCCCGCGGGCCTCGCTGCGGCACAGCAGCTCACGCGTGCCGGTCACTCCGTGACGGTGTTCGAGCGGGCCGACCGCATCGGTGGTCTGCTCCGATACGGCATCCCCGAGTTCAAGATGGAGAAGCGCTTCATCGACCGCCGTCTCGCGCAGATGGAGGCCGAGGGCACCGTCTTCAAGCCGGGCGTGAACGTGGGTGTCGACATCACCGCCGACGAGCTGCGCGAGCAGTTCGACGCCGTGGTGCTCGCCGGCGGCGCGACCGTCGCCCGCGACCTGCAGATCCCCGGACGCGAACTCGACGGCATCCACCAGGCGATGGAATTCCTGCCGATCGCCAACCGCGTGCAGCTCGGCGACCTGCCGGCCCCGACCATCACGGCCGAGGGTAAGAAGGTCGTCATCATCGGCGGTGGCGACACCGGCGCAGACTGCCTGGGCACCTCGCACCGTCAGGGTGCGGCGAGCGTCCACCAGTTCGAGATCATGCCGCGGCCGCCGGAGCAGCGCGCCGAGTCCACCCCGTGGCCGACCTACCCCCTCATGTACCGCGTCTCGTCGGCGCACGAGGAGGGCGGCGAGCGCGTCTTCTCCGTCAACACCGAGGAATTCGTCGGTAAGGACGGCAAGGTCACCGCGCTCAAGGCACACGAGGTGCAGATGGTCGACGGTCGCTTCGAGAAGGTCGAAGGCAGCGACTTCGAACTCGAGGCCGATCTGGTGCTGCTCGCCATGGGCTTCACCGGTGCCGAGAAGCCCGGTCTGCTCACCGATCTCGGTGTCGACTTCGACCAGCGCGGCAACGTCGCCCGCTCGTCGGAGTGGGCCACCAACGTCGACGGCGTCTTCGTCGCCGGCGACATGGGTCGCGGACAGTCGCTCATCGTCTGG